One window of the Candidatus Zixiibacteriota bacterium genome contains the following:
- a CDS encoding putative Ig domain-containing protein produces MRSLITMNRIVLLLMLATVGWVLAAPTALLGQPANCPPGMTHYWKLDETAGGPYDDYYGTNDATCTNCPAGVAGEVSGAQDFDGSNDRIDVPDDGTFDWSATASFTIEFWMKSAGCVCTQAGFDCNQVIVGRATAVNAWWIGLNCQTNGNVGKLRCYLGASADFYSTAYVDDDQWHHIVYQFDQPAGQYRLYIDGVLDNSISAAGLDRSGSGPLQVGYYSTNYQYYGILDELALYNAVLGEDEISGHFAGGSSGIGYCDVSAAPTIISTPVTAATVAEAYSYDVNAAGVPAPTFALLTAPSGMTIDANSGVISWLPTTTGNFAVEVQAVNSEGSDTQPFTIAVAPVRVCTPELTHYWMLDETVASLYDDYQGGHDAHCGNCPTPVAGQVGGAQALDRVDDGLNVFDDGSFDWGATQSFTIEFWMNETAVCDGTTQPDNEVIVGRSGAGWWIGVNCESPLPTQKIRAYLQGTQLFSTTVVNDGGWHHVVFVHDASAGSYTLYVDSVAEASLATAGNNLVGADSLTIGYFNGPDVGRYRYGGTIDELAFYNAALPEQTIRTHYNHGFGGRYCYVCGDADASGATTISDVVYLINFIFAGGEPPAPLLAGDADCNGFITISDAVYLVNFIFSGGPAPCANCP; encoded by the coding sequence ATGCGATCATTGATTACGATGAATCGAATTGTCTTGTTGCTGATGCTGGCGACGGTAGGCTGGGTTTTGGCCGCGCCGACAGCGCTGCTGGGGCAGCCGGCGAATTGTCCGCCGGGCATGACGCACTACTGGAAGCTGGACGAGACGGCGGGCGGGCCGTACGACGATTACTATGGGACCAACGACGCGACCTGTACCAACTGCCCGGCCGGTGTCGCCGGTGAGGTAAGCGGCGCACAGGATTTTGACGGCAGCAACGACCGAATCGACGTGCCGGACGACGGGACGTTTGACTGGTCGGCAACGGCCAGTTTCACGATTGAATTCTGGATGAAGTCGGCGGGTTGTGTTTGCACTCAAGCCGGCTTCGACTGCAACCAAGTCATCGTTGGGCGTGCGACGGCGGTCAACGCCTGGTGGATCGGTTTGAACTGCCAGACCAACGGCAATGTCGGCAAGTTGCGCTGCTACCTGGGCGCCAGTGCCGACTTCTACAGCACAGCATACGTCGACGACGACCAGTGGCATCATATCGTCTACCAGTTTGACCAGCCGGCGGGGCAATACCGGCTGTATATCGACGGTGTGCTGGACAACAGCATCAGCGCGGCTGGACTGGATCGCAGCGGCAGCGGGCCGTTGCAGGTGGGCTATTACTCCACGAACTACCAGTACTACGGCATTCTGGATGAATTGGCGTTGTACAACGCCGTCCTGGGTGAAGACGAGATCAGCGGTCACTTTGCCGGCGGCAGCAGCGGCATCGGTTATTGCGATGTCAGCGCGGCGCCGACGATCATTTCGACACCGGTGACGGCTGCGACGGTTGCGGAGGCCTACAGCTATGATGTGAATGCCGCGGGTGTGCCGGCCCCGACGTTTGCGCTCCTGACCGCACCGTCCGGGATGACGATTGATGCCAACAGCGGGGTGATCAGCTGGCTTCCGACGACCACCGGCAACTTCGCGGTGGAAGTGCAAGCCGTCAACAGCGAGGGGAGCGACACCCAGCCCTTCACGATTGCCGTGGCGCCGGTGCGAGTTTGCACACCGGAATTGACGCACTATTGGATGCTGGACGAGACAGTCGCGTCGCTCTACGACGACTATCAAGGCGGGCACGACGCGCACTGCGGCAACTGCCCGACGCCGGTAGCGGGTCAGGTTGGCGGGGCACAGGCGCTCGACCGCGTCGACGACGGCCTGAACGTCTTTGACGACGGCAGTTTCGACTGGGGCGCGACGCAAAGCTTCACGATCGAATTTTGGATGAACGAGACGGCCGTCTGCGACGGGACAACGCAACCGGACAACGAGGTGATCGTCGGCCGTTCGGGCGCGGGCTGGTGGATCGGGGTCAATTGCGAGAGCCCGCTGCCGACCCAGAAAATTCGCGCCTATCTGCAGGGAACGCAGTTGTTTTCAACGACAGTGGTGAATGACGGCGGCTGGCACCATGTGGTGTTCGTCCACGACGCGAGCGCCGGCAGCTACACGCTGTATGTCGACAGCGTTGCGGAAGCGTCGCTGGCGACGGCCGGCAATAACCTGGTGGGGGCCGATTCGCTGACCATCGGGTATTTCAACGGCCCGGATGTTGGCCGGTACCGCTATGGCGGCACCATCGACGAACTGGCGTTTTACAACGCGGCGCTGCCGGAGCAGACAATCCGCACCCATTACAACCATGGCTTTGGCGGCCGCTATTGCTATGTGTGCGGCGACGCCGATGCCAGCGGCGCGACCACGATTTCCGACGTGGTTTACCTGATCAATTTCATTTTTGCAGGTGGGGAACCGCCGGCACCGCTGTTGGCGGGAGATGCCGACTGCAACGGGTTCATCACGATTTCCGACGCGGTCTACCTGGTCAATTTCATTTTCAGCGGCGGTCCGGCGCCGTGCGCCAACTGCCCATAA